From one Luteolibacter sp. SL250 genomic stretch:
- the nusA gene encoding transcription termination factor NusA, with translation MTNDIVALIEYYEKEKGIDRAKVVAALEFAFISAYRKMVPGAEAIETLRADVDTKKGETKIFASLNVVADGEVTDKFNDVPLAVAQKRNVGAQPGDVMEFNVTPKDFGRIAVQTAKQTMMQRLRQAEKEMIYEEFKDRAGDIVSGTVRRFERNDVMVDLGKFEGIMPNRERVQGEDYNIGDRIRAYVLAVENEGRGPEIILSRSHPNFVRRLFEAEVNEISDRTVEIRGIAREAGFRTKVAVWSNDPKVDPVGACVGMRGARVKNIVRELNNEKVDIIRWSEDPKEFVREALKPAELRSITVDADAKIVHVTVDEADLSKAIGRKGQNARLSSRLMGWDVQVRRDESKEEQFKEKIGGAAHTLGEQLGITDELAEKLTLAGGFNPEMIVDMPADYIAGTLEISDDEAEAILVRARGLVG, from the coding sequence ATGACCAACGACATCGTCGCCCTCATCGAATACTACGAAAAGGAAAAAGGCATCGACCGCGCCAAGGTTGTCGCCGCGCTCGAGTTCGCTTTCATTTCCGCCTACCGGAAGATGGTCCCCGGTGCGGAAGCCATTGAGACGCTGCGTGCGGATGTGGACACGAAGAAGGGTGAGACGAAGATTTTCGCATCCCTGAATGTCGTCGCGGACGGCGAAGTCACCGACAAATTCAACGACGTCCCCCTCGCCGTGGCGCAGAAGCGCAATGTGGGCGCCCAGCCGGGAGACGTCATGGAGTTCAACGTCACGCCGAAGGACTTCGGCCGCATCGCCGTGCAGACCGCGAAGCAGACGATGATGCAGCGCCTCCGCCAGGCGGAGAAGGAGATGATCTATGAGGAGTTCAAGGACCGCGCGGGCGACATCGTCTCCGGCACCGTCCGCCGCTTCGAGCGCAACGACGTGATGGTGGACCTCGGCAAGTTCGAGGGCATCATGCCGAACCGCGAGCGCGTGCAGGGTGAGGACTACAACATCGGCGACCGCATCCGTGCCTACGTGCTGGCCGTTGAGAATGAGGGCCGCGGCCCGGAGATCATCCTTTCCCGCAGCCACCCGAACTTCGTCCGCCGCCTGTTCGAGGCGGAGGTGAATGAAATTTCCGACCGCACCGTGGAGATCCGCGGCATCGCCCGCGAAGCCGGCTTCCGCACGAAGGTGGCCGTCTGGAGCAACGACCCGAAGGTCGATCCCGTCGGTGCATGCGTCGGCATGCGCGGCGCGCGCGTGAAGAACATCGTCCGCGAGCTGAACAACGAGAAGGTGGACATCATCCGCTGGAGCGAGGATCCGAAGGAATTCGTCCGCGAAGCGCTGAAGCCCGCCGAACTCCGCTCCATCACGGTGGATGCCGACGCGAAGATCGTCCACGTGACCGTCGATGAGGCCGACCTCAGCAAGGCCATCGGCCGCAAGGGCCAGAACGCCCGCCTTTCCTCCCGCCTGATGGGCTGGGACGTCCAGGTCCGCCGCGACGAGTCCAAGGAGGAACAATTCAAAGAAAAAATCGGTGGCGCGGCCCACACGCTGGGTGAACAGCTCGGCATCACCGATGAACTGGCCGAGAAGCTCACCCTCGCCGGTGGCTTCAACCCGGAGATGATCGTGGACATGCCCGCCGATTATATTGCCGGAACCCTGGAAATTTCCGATGATGAGGCGGAAGCAATCCTGGTCCGTGCCCGCGGCCTCGTTGGCTGA
- a CDS encoding VCBS repeat-containing protein: MKNTLFALAALILPLHGQFQVAWQGDARGTTGLDVALGDIDGDGDVDAVLAQLLDPSLVLVNDGTGKFTSSSVMGTLPLAAAGELADLDGDGDLDLFLAGSSPCQVFWNDGAGVFTNSGQNVGGFNSRRSVVVADVDGDGDRDAVLPTNGGGASELWLNNGAGIFSFGQTLPGDAAATNAAVVDVNGDGRQDIVLACNGPNLIFTNNGAGSFVQSAHTIGSGATFCIAFADFDGDGDQDAFVADGFNPPFEDDNEVWLNDGAGVFTRTVQDLGTLYSFDVLPEDIDGDGDMDVIVGNNMSQPNEIWLNNGAALFTRSGHILGHIRAMNLAMADLDGDGDSDCFIAGGSDASEVWKRVPSAEGGPFKDSGQRIGGTAVNCVAKGDFDGDGDPDIALGTDSAAVRIMENTGGSFSERGILPLGFDNNARGIACGDFNADGHQDLFAVGTGDGVSNKLWFGDGSGQFTASSQTLGGEPAYAVAAADIDGDGDLDAVVGTSRFGNPNIPNKIHRNNGDGTFVVTDGLGSGKTRTVAFGFFNNDAFPDLVVGDTNQPATVWFNNGSGTFANSGQSLASGAIRKAVVADFNGDGKDDILFAIDGGGSKIWSNNGSGTFVAHGQDFNDSSASTAAVLDYDGDGDLDFWLGRGGAFAAGDSLFLNDGTGLFSRVNPTFTDQATTDVVAGDFNGDGAVDLFASSYRGDHILWSQEVNEVQAYAASFGLSGDDTLPLEDPDGDGVLNFEEMAFNMNPNLADNQRIGDLATSTRGTPRCRIVKHGATFKFIAETIFRFDSEELDYRLQVSSGLVFGPVPSGVTMTTAPLDAKYHRATFEYIVPGNPPKQFGRFRVIYSP, from the coding sequence ATGAAAAATACCTTGTTCGCATTGGCTGCGCTGATCCTTCCGCTTCACGGGCAGTTCCAGGTTGCATGGCAGGGGGACGCGCGGGGGACCACGGGGCTGGATGTCGCACTGGGGGATATCGATGGAGACGGAGATGTGGACGCCGTCCTGGCTCAGTTGCTCGATCCGTCGTTGGTCCTGGTGAATGACGGGACGGGCAAATTCACCTCCAGTTCCGTCATGGGAACCCTTCCGCTGGCGGCGGCCGGTGAGCTGGCGGATCTTGATGGGGACGGAGATCTTGATTTGTTTCTCGCGGGCAGCAGTCCTTGCCAGGTGTTCTGGAACGATGGAGCGGGGGTTTTCACCAACAGCGGCCAGAACGTCGGGGGATTCAATTCGCGCAGGTCGGTGGTAGTCGCGGACGTTGATGGCGATGGTGACCGGGATGCTGTCCTGCCCACGAATGGTGGGGGAGCATCGGAACTTTGGTTGAACAATGGAGCGGGTATTTTCTCCTTCGGCCAGACGCTCCCAGGTGACGCTGCGGCCACGAATGCAGCGGTCGTGGACGTCAACGGGGATGGGCGGCAGGATATCGTGCTGGCCTGCAACGGTCCCAACCTCATCTTCACCAACAACGGCGCCGGGAGCTTCGTCCAGAGTGCCCACACCATCGGGAGTGGCGCGACCTTCTGCATCGCATTCGCGGATTTTGACGGTGATGGTGATCAGGACGCGTTTGTCGCGGATGGCTTCAATCCCCCGTTCGAAGATGACAATGAAGTCTGGCTCAACGATGGGGCGGGTGTTTTCACCCGTACCGTGCAGGACCTCGGAACCCTCTATTCCTTCGATGTTCTCCCCGAGGACATTGACGGTGACGGCGACATGGATGTGATTGTCGGAAACAACATGAGCCAGCCGAACGAGATCTGGCTCAACAACGGGGCGGCATTGTTCACCCGCTCCGGCCATATCCTGGGACACATCAGGGCGATGAACCTTGCCATGGCGGACCTGGATGGTGACGGGGATAGCGACTGCTTCATCGCGGGCGGCAGTGATGCCAGCGAGGTGTGGAAGCGGGTTCCTTCGGCGGAAGGCGGGCCGTTCAAGGATTCCGGCCAGCGCATCGGTGGGACTGCGGTGAACTGCGTGGCGAAGGGGGACTTTGACGGTGACGGGGATCCCGACATCGCGCTGGGGACGGATTCGGCGGCGGTCCGCATCATGGAAAACACAGGCGGCAGCTTTTCGGAGCGCGGCATCCTTCCCCTCGGGTTTGACAACAACGCAAGAGGCATCGCGTGCGGTGATTTCAATGCCGACGGCCATCAGGATCTTTTCGCGGTGGGGACCGGGGATGGCGTGTCCAACAAGCTGTGGTTCGGTGATGGGAGCGGCCAGTTCACCGCATCATCCCAAACTCTTGGCGGGGAACCCGCCTATGCGGTGGCGGCGGCGGATATCGATGGTGATGGGGATCTGGATGCGGTGGTCGGGACCAGCCGCTTCGGGAATCCCAACATCCCGAACAAAATCCACCGCAACAACGGGGACGGGACATTCGTGGTCACCGACGGATTGGGCTCCGGAAAAACCCGCACGGTCGCTTTCGGATTCTTCAACAATGACGCCTTTCCGGATTTGGTCGTGGGGGACACCAACCAGCCTGCCACGGTGTGGTTCAACAACGGTTCCGGGACTTTTGCCAACAGCGGCCAGTCGCTGGCGAGCGGAGCGATCCGCAAGGCCGTCGTCGCGGATTTCAACGGCGACGGAAAGGATGACATCCTGTTCGCCATCGATGGCGGTGGAAGCAAGATCTGGTCCAACAACGGCTCCGGGACGTTCGTGGCCCATGGCCAGGATTTCAATGACTCCTCCGCCTCCACCGCGGCGGTCCTCGACTATGACGGTGACGGAGACCTGGATTTCTGGTTGGGCCGGGGTGGTGCCTTTGCTGCCGGAGACAGCCTTTTCCTGAACGACGGGACCGGGCTTTTCTCGCGGGTGAACCCCACTTTCACCGATCAGGCGACCACCGATGTGGTTGCAGGGGACTTCAACGGCGACGGAGCCGTGGATTTATTCGCTTCGAGTTACCGTGGGGATCACATCCTCTGGTCACAGGAGGTGAATGAGGTGCAGGCCTATGCAGCTTCATTCGGTCTCAGCGGGGATGACACTCTCCCTCTGGAGGATCCTGATGGTGACGGGGTCCTCAACTTCGAGGAGATGGCGTTCAACATGAACCCGAATCTGGCGGACAACCAGCGGATCGGCGATCTGGCCACCTCGACGAGAGGAACACCACGGTGCAGGATCGTGAAGCATGGCGCGACCTTCAAATTCATCGCGGAAACGATCTTCCGTTTCGACAGCGAGGAACTGGACTACCGCCTGCAGGTCAGCTCCGGGCTTGTGTTCGGTCCAGTTCCGTCCGGTGTGACGATGACCACCGCACCCCTGGACGCCAAATACCACAGAGCCACCTTTGAATACATTGTTCCCGGAAATCCCCCGAAGCAGTTCGGTCGCTTCCGGGTGATCTATTCGCCATGA
- the infB gene encoding translation initiation factor IF-2, which yields MPQNSDSTPEKPKVLDLLDGTKKPSRRERQRKEAEPPPPQVSKVEAAKKNALDLFADDKKPKVKKAAKTGKSVLPTISKLLEDEAPAPAPEPVAETAPEPVAAPAAEASTAAEPASDDPKLIIIKPPIMVPELAARLGLKPFQIMADLIKLGVFIAPTQPLEPEIAAKVCEAHGFHFEREKRDKDKGFHKVEEVIKEPEAPVSQPEELLKTRPPIITIMGHVDHGKTSLLDYLRKTRIVAGEAGGITQHIGAYQVEHNGQLLTFLDTPGHAIFSDMRARGADITDIVIIVVAANDGIMPQTVEAIKHAKKANKTIIVAINKIDLPSANVERVKTQLAENGLQTTDYGGDTEFAEVSALTGKGMDDLLDLMILQSEVLELKANPKATARAGVIEARVVPGRGTTATVIVESGTLKVGTPFICGPYSGKVRSLINDRGQAIKTAPPGTPVEVIGFEELPNVGDHISEMKNEREAKSLATERQEVQRLARLKPQHRNRMEDLYSMVRDGGGKAQLKIILKCDVQGSVEAIKKAILTIESKKVECTFITAAAGPITESDVAYAESAEAVILGFNVKVEAKAVKAAKAAGVEIKLYSIVYELIDQVREAMLGLLEPLSRETVIGHAEVRQVFKVGRNRAAGSYVTDGRIHRKAHARVIRGGVPVFDGRMSTLRRFQDEVEEVKNGYECGIRLGEFNEYQEGDVIECYKLEKIPQTL from the coding sequence ATGCCCCAAAATAGCGACAGCACCCCTGAAAAACCCAAGGTCCTCGATCTCCTCGACGGCACCAAGAAACCTTCGCGCCGTGAAAGGCAGCGGAAGGAGGCGGAACCACCGCCACCTCAGGTAAGCAAGGTGGAAGCCGCGAAGAAGAACGCGCTCGATCTTTTCGCTGACGACAAGAAGCCAAAGGTCAAGAAGGCGGCAAAAACCGGAAAATCCGTCCTGCCCACGATTTCAAAGTTGCTGGAAGACGAAGCACCCGCCCCCGCACCGGAGCCGGTCGCAGAGACTGCCCCGGAGCCTGTTGCCGCACCCGCCGCGGAGGCATCGACCGCCGCAGAGCCCGCATCCGACGATCCGAAGCTCATCATCATCAAGCCACCGATCATGGTGCCGGAACTGGCTGCCCGCCTGGGTCTGAAGCCGTTCCAGATCATGGCGGACCTGATCAAGCTCGGTGTGTTCATCGCACCGACCCAGCCGCTCGAACCCGAAATCGCCGCAAAGGTGTGTGAAGCCCACGGCTTCCACTTCGAGCGCGAGAAGCGGGACAAGGACAAGGGCTTCCACAAGGTGGAGGAAGTCATCAAGGAGCCGGAGGCACCCGTCTCCCAGCCGGAAGAACTGCTGAAGACCCGCCCGCCGATCATCACGATCATGGGCCACGTTGACCACGGGAAGACCTCCCTGCTCGACTACCTGCGGAAGACCCGCATCGTCGCGGGGGAAGCCGGTGGCATCACCCAGCACATCGGCGCCTACCAGGTGGAGCACAACGGCCAGCTCCTCACCTTCCTGGACACTCCGGGCCACGCCATTTTCTCCGACATGCGCGCCCGCGGCGCGGACATCACGGACATCGTCATCATCGTGGTGGCCGCCAACGACGGCATCATGCCGCAGACGGTGGAGGCCATCAAACACGCGAAGAAGGCGAACAAGACCATCATCGTCGCGATCAACAAGATCGACCTTCCTTCCGCCAACGTGGAGCGCGTGAAGACGCAGCTCGCGGAGAACGGCCTGCAGACCACGGACTACGGCGGTGACACCGAATTCGCCGAGGTTTCCGCCCTGACCGGCAAAGGCATGGACGACCTGCTGGACCTGATGATCCTCCAGTCCGAAGTTCTGGAGCTCAAGGCGAACCCGAAGGCGACGGCCCGCGCCGGCGTCATCGAGGCCCGCGTCGTTCCCGGCCGTGGCACCACCGCCACCGTCATCGTGGAGTCCGGCACGCTCAAAGTCGGCACCCCTTTCATCTGCGGACCCTACTCCGGAAAGGTGCGCTCCCTCATCAACGACCGCGGCCAGGCGATCAAGACCGCGCCTCCGGGCACCCCGGTCGAAGTCATCGGCTTCGAGGAACTGCCGAACGTCGGCGATCACATTTCCGAGATGAAGAACGAGCGGGAGGCGAAATCCCTCGCCACCGAGCGTCAGGAAGTGCAACGCCTCGCCCGACTGAAGCCCCAGCACCGCAACCGCATGGAGGATCTCTACTCCATGGTCCGGGACGGCGGCGGCAAGGCCCAGCTCAAGATCATCCTCAAGTGCGACGTCCAGGGCTCCGTCGAAGCGATCAAGAAAGCCATCCTCACCATCGAGTCGAAGAAGGTGGAGTGCACCTTCATCACCGCCGCCGCAGGACCGATCACCGAGTCCGACGTCGCCTATGCGGAGTCCGCGGAAGCGGTCATCCTGGGCTTCAACGTCAAGGTGGAGGCAAAGGCCGTGAAAGCGGCGAAAGCCGCCGGTGTGGAGATCAAGCTCTACTCGATCGTCTACGAACTCATCGACCAGGTGCGCGAGGCCATGCTCGGCCTGCTTGAGCCGCTCAGCCGGGAAACCGTCATCGGCCACGCCGAAGTCCGCCAGGTCTTCAAGGTGGGCCGCAACCGTGCGGCGGGTTCCTACGTCACCGACGGACGGATCCACCGCAAGGCGCACGCCCGCGTCATCCGCGGCGGCGTCCCCGTCTTCGACGGCCGCATGTCCACCCTCCGCCGGTTCCAGGACGAGGTCGAGGAGGTCAAGAACGGCTACGAGTGCGGTATCCGCCTCGGCGAGTTCAACGAATACCAGGAAGGCGACGTCATCGAGTGCTACAAGCTCGAGAAGATCCCGCAAACGCTCTGA
- the rbfA gene encoding 30S ribosome-binding factor RbfA: MSRRLDRVNELLRREIGSILQKDYEWNGKLVTVAEVEVTQDLKEAKVWISVLGGSSQPVMEKLNKQHGDIQKKVMKRVVLKTTPVLAFRHDASAIRGVEIVNLLEEVDKLPKAPEEDPPSP, translated from the coding sequence ATGTCCCGCCGCCTTGACCGAGTCAATGAACTGCTCCGCCGTGAGATCGGCTCCATCCTGCAGAAGGATTACGAGTGGAACGGCAAACTCGTGACCGTCGCTGAGGTTGAGGTCACCCAGGATCTGAAGGAGGCGAAGGTCTGGATCAGCGTGCTCGGCGGCTCCTCACAGCCGGTGATGGAGAAGCTCAACAAGCAGCACGGTGACATCCAGAAGAAGGTCATGAAACGGGTGGTGCTCAAGACCACGCCGGTGCTGGCCTTCCGCCATGACGCCTCCGCCATCCGTGGCGTGGAGATCGTCAACCTCCTCGAGGAGGTGGACAAGCTGCCGAAGGCCCCGGAAGAGGATCCGCCGTCTCCCTGA
- a CDS encoding N-acetyltransferase, which yields MARFRLERPADTDKAALFAIHELLFKEQIAQVWGWDDEWQRANFDEEWERVETLAIHDGTGLAGYLQTERHPDHIYVLNLALLPASQGCGTGGEIIRLLKEEARNLGTSLRLSVFHINDRALAFYLRHGFRIGESTETGKKLVWQGA from the coding sequence ATGGCCCGGTTCCGTCTGGAAAGACCCGCGGACACGGACAAGGCCGCCCTGTTCGCCATCCACGAACTGCTGTTCAAAGAGCAGATCGCACAGGTATGGGGCTGGGATGATGAATGGCAACGCGCCAACTTCGATGAGGAGTGGGAGCGTGTGGAGACGCTCGCCATCCATGATGGCACGGGCCTCGCCGGCTATCTCCAGACGGAACGGCATCCGGACCACATCTACGTCCTGAACCTCGCCCTGCTGCCCGCCTCCCAAGGATGCGGAACCGGAGGCGAAATCATCCGCCTGCTGAAGGAAGAGGCACGCAACCTTGGAACGTCACTCCGCCTGAGCGTGTTCCACATCAATGACCGCGCTCTCGCGTTCTACCTCCGGCACGGTTTCCGGATCGGGGAATCC
- a CDS encoding MFS transporter: MNSSTSTTFRLSLMMFLQFFLWGSWFVTLGACLDANGMAGAIAAAYGSAPIAAIIAPLFLGLVADRFFSSERVMGVLLLVGGVAMFMVPGHLKGGDVEAVKTLFLVHMLCYMPTLALGNSIAFASISDQSKFPALRVWGTIGWIAAGLITGFLGWSKSPNMFLLAGASSVALGVFSFFLPNTPPPAKGQPLNLGSLLMVDAFKLLAKPAFLVFIICSTLICIPLAYYYGTTSVFLSDMGFRQPASSMSIGQMSEIIFMLLIPFFFRKLGVKWMILVGMLAWVLRYVLFAFGAPDQVVWMLFLAIALHGICYDFFFVTGFIYADKKAPVTVRSQVQSMLVFFTQGVGMYFGYKIAGAKMASDLSAHGPLAEAITTASPVVELSFGQQLARMFSVGLPQVDARLLSEASGQWKAFWLFPAGMAAVVAVIFFLAFWDRSADGNQ, from the coding sequence ATGAATTCGAGCACATCCACCACCTTCCGGTTGTCCCTCATGATGTTCCTGCAGTTTTTCCTGTGGGGATCCTGGTTCGTCACCCTGGGGGCCTGTCTTGATGCGAATGGCATGGCGGGGGCGATCGCGGCGGCCTATGGCAGCGCGCCGATCGCGGCGATCATCGCGCCGTTGTTCCTCGGGCTGGTGGCGGACCGCTTCTTTTCGTCGGAAAGGGTGATGGGGGTACTCCTGCTGGTCGGTGGTGTCGCGATGTTCATGGTGCCCGGCCACCTGAAGGGTGGGGATGTGGAGGCCGTGAAGACGCTCTTTCTGGTCCACATGCTTTGTTACATGCCGACGTTGGCATTGGGGAACTCGATCGCTTTCGCCAGCATCAGTGATCAGAGCAAATTCCCCGCGCTGCGGGTCTGGGGGACCATCGGATGGATCGCCGCCGGGTTGATCACCGGGTTCCTCGGGTGGTCGAAGAGCCCCAACATGTTCCTCCTTGCGGGTGCATCCTCGGTGGCGCTGGGTGTGTTTTCGTTTTTCCTGCCGAACACGCCACCTCCGGCGAAGGGCCAGCCGCTCAACCTCGGCTCGCTCCTCATGGTGGATGCCTTCAAGCTTCTGGCGAAGCCCGCCTTCCTCGTTTTCATCATTTGTTCGACGCTGATCTGCATCCCGCTGGCCTACTACTATGGAACGACTTCCGTGTTCCTTTCGGACATGGGGTTCCGCCAGCCCGCGTCCTCGATGAGCATCGGGCAGATGTCCGAGATCATCTTCATGCTGCTGATTCCCTTTTTCTTCCGGAAGCTGGGGGTGAAGTGGATGATCCTCGTGGGAATGTTGGCGTGGGTCCTCCGGTATGTGCTGTTCGCGTTCGGGGCGCCGGATCAGGTGGTGTGGATGTTGTTCCTCGCGATCGCCCTTCATGGCATCTGCTATGATTTCTTCTTCGTGACGGGCTTCATCTATGCCGACAAGAAGGCTCCGGTCACAGTGCGCAGCCAGGTCCAGTCGATGCTGGTGTTCTTCACGCAGGGCGTCGGTATGTATTTCGGCTACAAGATCGCCGGGGCGAAGATGGCTTCGGATCTTTCCGCACACGGACCGCTCGCGGAAGCGATCACCACGGCCTCTCCGGTGGTGGAACTTTCCTTCGGCCAGCAGTTGGCGCGGATGTTCTCCGTGGGGCTGCCGCAGGTGGATGCGCGGCTTCTCAGCGAAGCATCCGGCCAGTGGAAGGCCTTCTGGCTTTTCCCGGCAGGGATGGCCGCCGTGGTCGCCGTGATCTTCTTCCTCGCGTTCTGGGACCGGAGTGCGGACGGAAACCAGTAG
- a CDS encoding HAD-IA family hydrolase has product MPRTELLLFDAAGTLIEPAEPVAAVYRRHFSRYGWEVEEEILKAGFRKAFSGIGEPRFGHGPGDDAERDWWREVVAVTAETAGIDRGAPGFGECFAALFDHYAAGSAWTVFPEVVEVLADFRKQGFRMAVVSNFDRRLHRVLEELGLAEWFDLILTSADVSARKPSPVLLQTAMNHFSVPPSHAVLVGDSRDADGGAAAAAGVRAFILDRPTTDLRSFASMVREIF; this is encoded by the coding sequence ATGCCACGGACGGAACTCCTCCTTTTTGATGCCGCTGGAACACTCATCGAACCCGCGGAGCCGGTCGCCGCCGTCTATCGCCGCCACTTCTCCCGCTACGGCTGGGAGGTGGAGGAGGAGATCCTGAAGGCCGGGTTCAGGAAGGCCTTCTCCGGCATCGGGGAGCCACGCTTCGGCCACGGCCCGGGCGATGACGCGGAGCGGGACTGGTGGCGGGAGGTCGTGGCCGTGACCGCGGAGACCGCCGGCATCGACCGCGGCGCGCCCGGCTTCGGCGAATGCTTCGCGGCCCTCTTCGACCACTACGCCGCAGGCAGCGCATGGACCGTGTTTCCGGAAGTGGTGGAGGTGCTCGCGGATTTCAGGAAGCAGGGCTTCCGGATGGCGGTCGTGTCCAACTTCGACCGGCGGCTCCACCGGGTGCTGGAAGAACTCGGCCTCGCGGAATGGTTCGACCTCATCCTCACCTCCGCCGACGTCTCCGCCCGCAAGCCGTCACCCGTCCTCCTGCAAACGGCGATGAACCACTTCTCCGTTCCTCCGTCACACGCCGTCCTCGTCGGTGACAGTCGTGACGCGGACGGAGGGGCCGCCGCAGCCGCCGGTGTGCGGGCCTTCATCCTCGACCGCCCCACCACCGACCTCCGCAGCTTCGCCTCAATGGTCCGCGAAATTTTTTGA
- a CDS encoding helix-turn-helix transcriptional regulator has translation MFPSGQTKSLGMASIDTLGRTILRLNDLSLPDGEIFERLVEDIGRLIPNSTVWLACSDIRERAITSYLGPWAGQAAALAPAFGRHIESHPQFMALCHGTAAPVDAVSDYISLNQWRATGMYDEVLRVAGALDQLSSSLPLNEDLSFSIVVNRDRWGFTAQERALLGLIMPHVVLAWRNRMLVKRTSPIPAPPDEASAGFHCKIICDSSGNIIQATESVLRWLSSAFGAKRSHKLPENILHWLRFTLKESPITIPPILNIRTRRGFQLDVSLSAGSPYDLHTISFQRTAGKAEARAIKLTTLGLSLRQAEVLQWVADGKTNEEVGIILNISRFTVKAHLRAIFEILMVENRNAASAIAWKILSE, from the coding sequence ATGTTTCCCTCCGGACAAACAAAGTCGCTCGGCATGGCGTCGATCGACACCCTTGGCAGGACGATCCTGCGTCTCAACGATCTCTCGTTGCCGGACGGGGAAATCTTCGAACGTCTTGTCGAAGACATCGGCAGGCTCATACCCAACTCGACGGTATGGCTCGCTTGCTCGGACATCCGCGAACGGGCGATCACGAGCTATCTTGGTCCATGGGCAGGGCAAGCGGCAGCCCTCGCCCCTGCCTTCGGCCGCCATATCGAGTCCCACCCGCAGTTCATGGCCCTGTGCCACGGGACCGCCGCTCCTGTTGATGCCGTCTCCGACTACATTTCCCTCAACCAATGGCGGGCGACCGGCATGTATGATGAAGTCCTGCGCGTGGCTGGAGCCCTGGACCAGCTTTCATCCAGCCTCCCCCTCAACGAAGACCTTTCCTTCAGCATCGTCGTGAACCGTGATCGCTGGGGGTTCACCGCGCAGGAACGCGCCTTGCTGGGCCTCATCATGCCTCACGTCGTCCTGGCCTGGCGCAACCGGATGCTTGTCAAGCGAACCTCCCCGATCCCGGCCCCACCCGATGAGGCCTCCGCCGGCTTCCACTGCAAGATCATCTGTGATTCATCGGGAAACATCATCCAGGCCACGGAGTCCGTCCTCCGATGGCTTTCCTCCGCATTCGGCGCCAAGCGTTCGCACAAGCTTCCTGAAAACATCCTGCACTGGCTCCGCTTCACTTTGAAGGAAAGCCCCATCACCATCCCTCCGATCCTCAACATCCGGACACGGCGCGGATTCCAACTGGACGTCAGCCTTTCCGCCGGATCGCCCTACGATCTCCACACCATCAGCTTCCAGAGGACGGCAGGAAAGGCCGAGGCCCGGGCGATCAAGCTCACAACACTAGGTCTCAGCCTGCGGCAGGCGGAGGTCCTCCAGTGGGTGGCCGATGGGAAAACCAATGAGGAAGTCGGCATCATCCTCAACATCAGCCGCTTCACCGTCAAAGCCCACCTCCGTGCGATCTTCGAGATCCTCATGGTCGAGAACCGCAATGCGGCATCCGCGATCGCTTGGAAGATCCTGTCCGAATGA